In Candidatus Berkelbacteria bacterium, one DNA window encodes the following:
- the dnaX gene encoding DNA polymerase III subunit gamma/tau: MNFYRTYRPQKFAELVGQEHVKRTLANAVQKGEVAHAYLFSGPRGVGKTSVARILAMALNCADQKTKNKPPKKTYEPCGQCQVCQAIRAGNNLNVIEIDAASNRGIDEIRSLKESVNFKPSNQNYRVYIIDEVHMLTKEAFNALLKTLEEPPSHAIFILATTELYKVPETIISRTQHFEFKRALNHEIVDHLRTIAGREKIIITDEALDLVALHADGGLRDALSLLDQLAALGADEITTEQVRFLLGIAPEAELIELLGVVLTGQLKLAHSILEKFAQHGYDPAVLADDLIMILRHGIWLANRVQVKGSEGLQKLFERVDAKKNLAELVALIRRLFEAKQQQRWAPTPMLPLELALIDIKSVRGAESQKQTQVEAPTQNSLKKKPGVETAIQRESLQSNAEDQKPSDLSALWQKIITLIHAKNAPLAALLRSAKLVSLEETTCQIEVPFGFYADRVRDRKNAAILGEVFQAVVGRLIQVHCQVGGKNLATAQTRTALDLEADVLEVFGQEKLGEHV, from the coding sequence ATGAACTTCTATCGCACTTATCGGCCACAAAAATTTGCCGAACTTGTCGGCCAAGAGCATGTCAAGCGCACGCTCGCGAATGCTGTTCAAAAAGGCGAAGTGGCGCATGCCTATCTCTTCTCTGGTCCACGAGGAGTCGGCAAAACTTCAGTTGCTCGCATTTTAGCAATGGCGCTTAACTGTGCCGATCAAAAAACTAAAAACAAACCACCCAAGAAAACTTATGAACCTTGCGGGCAATGTCAAGTGTGCCAAGCGATTCGGGCGGGCAATAACTTGAATGTCATTGAGATTGATGCCGCTTCCAATCGCGGCATTGACGAGATTCGCTCGCTCAAAGAGTCGGTCAATTTCAAGCCCAGCAATCAAAATTATAGAGTCTACATCATCGATGAAGTCCACATGTTGACCAAGGAAGCCTTCAACGCGCTCTTGAAAACCTTGGAGGAGCCTCCGTCGCACGCGATTTTTATCCTGGCTACGACCGAGCTCTATAAAGTGCCGGAAACAATTATCTCACGCACCCAGCATTTCGAATTTAAACGCGCGCTCAACCATGAGATTGTTGACCATTTGCGCACGATTGCCGGCAGGGAAAAAATTATTATCACCGACGAGGCCTTGGATTTAGTCGCTCTCCATGCTGATGGCGGCCTTCGTGACGCTCTCTCGCTTCTAGATCAGTTGGCCGCGCTTGGCGCGGATGAAATTACCACAGAGCAAGTTCGATTTTTATTAGGGATCGCGCCCGAGGCGGAGTTGATCGAGCTCTTAGGAGTCGTACTCACTGGTCAGCTCAAACTCGCGCATTCAATTTTGGAGAAATTTGCCCAACACGGTTATGATCCAGCCGTGCTCGCTGATGATTTAATAATGATTCTTCGCCATGGAATATGGTTAGCTAACAGAGTGCAAGTAAAAGGTTCTGAAGGTTTGCAAAAACTCTTTGAGCGAGTTGATGCGAAAAAAAATTTAGCCGAGCTAGTTGCCTTAATTCGACGTTTGTTTGAAGCCAAACAACAGCAACGCTGGGCGCCGACACCGATGCTACCGCTCGAACTCGCCTTAATTGATATTAAAAGCGTGCGCGGCGCGGAAAGCCAAAAACAAACTCAGGTTGAGGCGCCGACGCAGAATAGTCTCAAGAAGAAACCAGGAGTCGAAACTGCAATCCAGCGCGAGTCGCTCCAGTCAAACGCGGAAGACCAAAAGCCAAGCGACCTTTCGGCGCTTTGGCAGAAAATCATCACCTTGATTCATGCGAAAAACGCTCCTTTGGCCGCGCTCCTGCGAAGTGCAAAACTTGTCTCGCTTGAAGAAACAACCTGCCAAATCGAGGTGCCCTTTGGCTTTTACGCCGATCGCGTGCGCGATCGTAAAAACGCCGCCATTTTAGGTGAAGTTTTTCAGGCAGTCGTTGGACGCTTGATCCAAGTGCACTGCCAGGTTGGGGGCAAAAATCTAGCCACTGCGCAGACTCGCACCGCCCTCGATTTAGAGGCAGATGTCCTAGAAGTTTTTGGTCAGGAAAAACTCGGGGAACACGTCTAA
- a CDS encoding tetratricopeptide repeat protein, translating into MHHLDQRTLLKIVVIVATAVVVMYYAVFSVSTLEEQSTTATVSPSTLLAEGNHEQAIKLYKERIAQLDEIRVETSVGLANAYVENDQLADAEAMYRKVIQIDAETKDAYIGLARLMIDQGRFNEATEIARAGLVELPDDIDLLKLEDDIIQTKE; encoded by the coding sequence ATGCATCATCTCGATCAGCGCACACTTCTAAAAATCGTCGTGATTGTCGCGACAGCTGTTGTTGTGATGTACTACGCCGTCTTTAGCGTGTCGACTTTAGAAGAGCAGTCGACGACAGCAACTGTCTCACCAAGCACGCTCCTAGCCGAAGGGAATCATGAACAGGCGATCAAGCTCTATAAAGAAAGAATTGCCCAACTCGATGAAATTCGGGTTGAGACATCAGTCGGTTTAGCCAATGCCTATGTAGAAAACGATCAATTGGCTGATGCCGAGGCAATGTATCGCAAAGTTATCCAGATCGACGCCGAGACCAAAGATGCTTACATTGGACTCGCGCGTCTCATGATTGACCAAGGGCGTTTTAATGAAGCGACCGAAATTGCGCGCGCCGGTCTCGTTGAACTGCCGGATGATATTGATCTCTTGAAACTCGAAGACGATATTATTCAAACCAAAGAGTAA